The Anas platyrhynchos isolate ZD024472 breed Pekin duck chromosome 3, IASCAAS_PekinDuck_T2T, whole genome shotgun sequence genome includes a window with the following:
- the PHF3 gene encoding PHD finger protein 3 isoform X1, whose translation MDIVDTFNHLIPTEHLDDALFLGSNLENEVCEDFSTSQNVLEDSLKNMLSDKDPMLGSASAQFCLPVLDSNDPNFQMPCSTVIGLDDIMDEEGVKESGNDTIDEDELTLPNRNLRSRSEETSVVSPRKSPRLMAQEPVRSLRQSTLAKRSNVAPPVSTKKSTVKSGSAPKTGQKQQEKSPAKEADVATPVKAEQPKEVRRSTRRSGQTEGAAAAVTASQSNTKPLPGPEEVNEVKSETPEQAKVEEISEELSCSELPGACTAPGETKEITEVATKTESGSVDSVCSASADTEITAAKNEGNNVIDSMGSETSAEEKTENRAEELEKITEEHGQSGITGETNDPSSVCVNPSEIYETFSNLSGSLEEGVECRLGSHSVEFPDENTLSVKESVTEPVDDGKGVEKTVSSSEELLDSTEFDNKDLKSEELTSVHPGNSILESTVHDHASEDVQQQISSTEVEGPETSKVQDDDKQISVASKCEKNIRSRHSKSAVQNKQNLTAGTRQKSGTVQQDTRNSRTRAGIAVSGLHSPSPAGLKRNADEQDSHQHPNNPVKIRKKQSDLGLKTKSCLSGTTVKKQTNTMLKKIPRVQASGQGQKSSIQRAIDKSPTQQSCSKDTHHSVHTVSGHISNLGQKQAQKQLATVLKTNSSTKEESEAKDASMVEHLKEDDKEKKSKRIDKNLQPRQRRSSKSLSLDEPPLFIPDNISTVKREGLEHTSASESKHVWVPSKQCGFCKKPHGNRFMVGCGRCDDWFHGDCVGLSLSQAQQMGEEDKEYVCVKCCAEEDKKAECFDQSLLDTQVKLESHREEKAIECEKPGMSKQAPPCNLNLTTEKTKQAEDAGKHKVKIFRRESGDGKNLSESRDSDTKKGQHVPTRKATQTAVIPRRSSDEKSEKNSKESLSMVEKSTKSGVHEKQEIKKKKNEKGSISATHLPAVPASKPSADQIRQSVKQSLKEILMKRLTDSSLKIPEERAAKVATRIERELFSFFRDTDSKYKNKYRSLMFNLKDPKNNILFKKVLKGEVTPDHLIKMSPEELASKELAAWRLRENRHTIEMIEKEQREVERRPITKITHKGEIEIESETPMKEQEVMEIQEPNMTKMFEKSEEVDKDKEGNESATPDTTSQHKNHLFDLNCKICIGRMAPPTDDISAKKVKVSVGVARKQSDNEAESIAESLSSTSCILASELLEDDKQDLSKSFSPLPKSETPGTVECESLFLARLNFIWKGFINMPSVAKFVIKAYPVSGSFEYLTEDLPDSIQVGGRISPHTVWEYVEKIKASGTKEICVVRFTPVTEEDQISYALLFAYFSSRKRYGVAANNMKQVKDLYLIPLGSSDKVPHHLVPFDGPGIELHRPNLLLGLIIRQKMKRQITAVASVTSSFADEASESTLSSLPPEKKSKPNKPEVSHNDLVLEDEEENDFFNSFTAVLHKQRNKPQQSNTDDLSAVIEPLVESTKHEPPKPLRFLPGVLVGWENQPSTLELANKPLPVDDILQSLLGTTGQTYEQSKPETSPSEDIPLLNEQTTSKEENMDVAEVATEVSETKASSDDTQESTNATTPGDAAVVGTSSSARSAGTLIGLSLKGKPPDVSTEAFLANLSAQSQNKETEESKENDSKRQLPDKDNTAQETRRTTNSSFSSSSSAGKKNENNGNASSAEGTTANTSKSPQFINLKRDPRQAAGRSQQTSASENKEGDVSKNEDRQNVSGNEQMEPENKQTSGEMGLNPYQSDAQTNEMQCSSTATKADNACASQAEDTKQSQEDALMQNIETVNSFRRGPAATSSHFETENSSRSEFISKVPSPGSFSSVRPPQQNFQHPKSNPPGFQFQAPAPHNFPPQNNPMFGFPPHLPPPLLPPPGFGFPQNPMMPWPPVAHLSGQPPHYAGPIAQGLPVAHKQSRFLGPENFFQGKDSRRPERRHSDPWGRQEQQLERGFSRGKNDQHRQRFYSDSQHQKKERQEKEWNNEKYWEQDSERNRRRDRNQEKERERKSREEGHRDKEKLRLPHSDRGADGKCPRETRNPEKKTEKPKTEEQDQEKDKEREKSKEKHRERESEKNRDRHRDHSDRSKSKR comes from the exons ATGGATATAGTTGATACATTTAACCATTTAATTCCTACTGAACACTTAGATGATGCCCTATTTCTAGGATCCAACCTGGAGAATGAAGTCTGTGAGGATTTTAGTACAAGTCAAAATGTCTTAGAGGATTCGCTGAAGAACATGCTCAGCGATAAGGATCCTATGCTAGGATCTGCAAGTGCCCAGTTCTGTTTGCCTGTTTTGGATAGCAATGATCCCAATTTCCAGATGCCTTGTTCAACAG ttATCGGTCTTGATGATATTATGGATGAAGAGGGAGTTAAAGAGAGTGGAAATGACACCATCGATGAAGATGAGTTAACTTTACCGAACAGGAATTTGAGGAGTCGTTCAGAAGAAACGTCAGTCGTGTCACCAAGAAAGTCACCACGTTTAATGGCACAAG AACCAGTACGGAGTTTGCGACAGAGCACACTGGCCAAGCGTTCAAATGTTGCACCTCCTGTCAGTACCAAGAAATCCACTGTAAAAAGTGGATCTGCCCCCAAAACAGGACAGAAACAACAAGAGAAAAGTCCAGCTAAAGAGGCAGATGTTGCTACGCCTGTGAAAGCAGAACAGCCTAAAGAAGTTAGGCGTAGTACAAGGCGATCAGGACAgacagaaggagcagcagcagcagtaactGCTTCCCAAAGTAATACAAAACCTCTTCCTGGTCCTGAAGAGGTGAATGAAGTGAAGTCTGAAACACCTGAGCAGGCAAAGGTTGAAGAAATATCCGAAGAGTTAAGTTGTTCTGAGTTACCAGGAGCTTGTACTGCTCctggagaaacaaaggaaataacaGAGGTTGCAACAAAAACTGAGTCTGGGAGTGTTGACTCAGTTTGTTCAGCATCTGCAGATACTGAAATTACTGCAgctaaaaatgaaggaaataatgTGATTGATTCAATGGGCTCTGAAACTTCTGcggaagaaaagactgaaaatagaGCAGAGGAATTGGAGAAGATAACAGAAGAACATGGTCAAAGTGGGATAACTGGAGAAACTAATGATCCATCTAGCGTTTGTGTGAATCCAAGTGAAATTTATGAGACCTTTTCAAATTTGTCTGGCTCTTTGGAAGAGGGGGTTGAATGTAGATTAGGTTCCCATAGTGTGGAATTTCCTGATGAAAATACATTGTCAGTAAAAGAAAGTGTAACAGAGCCTGTAGATGATGGCAAAGGAGTGGAGAAAACTGTAAGTTCATCAGAGGAACTACTGGACAGTACAGAGTTTGATAATAAAGACTTGAAAAGCGAGGAGCTTACTTCTGTTCACCCAGGAAATAGCATTTTAGAAAGCACTGTTCATGACCATGCAAGCGAAGATGTACAGCAGCAGATCAGCAGTACTGAAGTAGAAGGCCCTGAGACCTCAAAAGTTCAGGATGATGATAAACAAATTAGTGTTGCTTCAAAATGTGAAAAGAATATTAGGTCTCGGCACAGTAAATCTGCAGTACAGAATAAGCAAAATCTGACTGCAGGTACTCGACAGAAATCAGGTACAGTGCAACAAGACACAAGGAATTCAAGAACAAGAGCTGGTATTGCTGTTTCAGGTCTTCACAGTCCATCTCCAGCAGGTCTGAAGCGGAATGCAGATGAGCAAGATAGTCATCAACATCCGAACAACCCTGTTAAAATTAGGAAGAAACAATCTGATCTTGGTTTGAAAACAAAGAGTTGTCTTTCAGGGACCACAGTAAAAAAGCAGACCAATACAATGCTGAAGAAAATACCCCGAGTCCAGGCTTCTGGGCAAGGACAAAAGTCATCAATTCAGAGAGCAATTGACAAATCTCCTACACAACAAAGCTGTTCTAAAGATACCCACCACTCTGTGCACACAGTGTCAGGCCATATTTCAAATCTTGGTCAGAAGCAAGCCCAGAAACAGCTTGCAACTGTGCTAAAAACAAATAGCTCCACCAAGGAGGAGTCAGAGGCAAAAGATGCCTCTATGGTAGAACATCTAAAGGAggatgataaagaaaaaaaatcaaaaagaattgATAAAAATCTTCAACCTCGCCAGAGAAGAAGTAGCAAAAGTCTTTCGCTTGATGAACCTCCACTGTTTATTCCAGATAACATTTCAACTGTTAAACGGGAAGGCTTGGAACATACCTCTGCTAGTGAAAGTAAACATGTTTGGGTGCCCAGCAAGCAGTGTGGCTTTTGCAAAAAGCCACATGGCAACAG gTTTATGGTAGGCTGTGGTAGGTGTGATGACTGGTTTCATGGTGATTGTGTTGGACTGAGTCTATCTCAAGCACAGCAGATGGGTGAAGAGGATAAAGAATATGTTTGTGTGAAATGCTGTgctgaagaagacaaaaaggcAGAGTGTTTTGATCAAAGTCTACTGGATACTCAAGTTAAACTTGAAagccacagagaagaaaaagcaattgaATGTGAAAAACCGGGGATGTCAAAGCAAGCACCTCCCTGTAATCTAAATCtaacaactgaaaaaacaaagcaggcagAAGATGCAGGGAAGCATAAAGTCAAAATTTTCAGACGG gaATCTGGTGATGGGAAGAATTTGTCAGAATCCAGAGACTCAGATACTAAAAAAGGCCAACATGTTCCTACTCGAAAAGCAACACAAACTGCTGTAATTCCTCGGCGATCTTCAgatgagaaaagtgaaaaaaatagtaaagagTCCCTTAGCATGGTTGAAAAGTCCACCAAGTCAG GTGTTCATGAGAaacaagaaattaagaaaaagaaaaatgagaaaggatCAATCAGTGCAACACATCTGCCAGCTGTGCCAGCTTCCAAACCTTCTGCTGATCAGATAAGACAAAGTGTTAAGCAATCTCTTAAGGAAATTTTGATGAAAAg ATTGACAGACTCCAGTTTAAAGATTCCTGAAGAGAGAGCAGCAAAAGTTGCCACAAGAATCGAAAgagaactgttttctttttttcggGACACTGACTCAAAATATAAGAACAAATACAGAAGTTTAATGTTCAACCTAAAAGATCcaaaaaataat ataCTGTTTAAAAAAGTACTGAAAGGAGAGGTTACTCCAGACCATCTAATAAAAATGAGCCCAGAAGAACTGGCTTCCAAAGAACTGGCTGCTTGGAGACTAAGAGAAAACAGACAC ACAATCGAAATGATTGAGAAGGAACAGAGGGAAGTTGAAAGAAGACCTATTACTAAAATCACTCACAAAGGAGAAATAGAAATTGAAAGTGAAACACCAATGAAAGAACAAGAAGTTATGGAAATTCag GAACCTAATATGACAAAGATGTTTGAGAAGTCAGAGGAAGTTGACAAAgataaagaaggaaatgaatCTGCAACTCCAGACACCACAAGTCAACACAAAAATCATCTCTTCGATCTTAACTGCAAAATCTGCATAG GTCGAATGGCACCACCTACTGATGATATTTCTGCAAAAAAAGTGAAGGTGTCTGTTGGAGTTGCACGGAAACAATCAGACAATGAAGCAGAGAGCATTGCAGAATCACTTTCTTCAACATCATGTATTTTAGCTTCAGAATTATTGGAAGATGATAAACAAGACTTATCCAAATCATTCTCACCTCTCCCAAA ATCAGAAACACCTGGTACTGTAGAGTGTGAAAGTCTGTTTCTGGCACGCCTGAATTTCATCTGGAAGGGTTTCATCAACATGCCTTCTGTGGCAAAGTTTGTTATTAAGGCTTATCCAGTGTCTGGCTCTTTTGAGTATTTGACAGAG GATTTACCTGATAGTATTCAAGTAGGTGGCAGGATATCTCCTCACACTGTCTGGGAGTATGTAGAAAAAATCAAAGCTTCAgggaccaag GAAATCTGTGTAGTTCGCTTTACCCCTGTAACTGAAGAGGATCAGATATCCTATGCTTTGTTGTTTGCatatttcagcagcagaaaacgTTATGGTGTAGCTGCCAATAACATGAAGCAAGTGAAAGATTTGTATCTCATCCCATTAGGTTCCTCAGATAAAGTCCCACATCATCTTGTGCCTTTTGATGGGCCCG GGATTGAATTGCATCGACCAAATTTATTACTGGGATTGATAATCCGGCAGAAAATGAAGAGACAGATTACTGCTGTTGCAAGTGTTACTAGTAGTTTTGCGGACGAAGCTTCTGAAAGTACCTTGAGTAGCTTGCCgccagagaagaaaagcaagccAAACAAACCTGAGGTCTCTCATAATGACTTGGTACTAGAAGACGAagaggaaaatgatttttttaattccttcacAGCAGTGCTACACAAGCAGAGAAACAAACCTCAACAGTCTAATACAGATGATCTTTCAGCAGTAATTGAACCGTTAGTGGAAAGTACAAAACATGAACCACCAAAGCCTCTCCGATTTCTTCCTGGAGTCCTGGTTGGGTGGGAGAATCAGCCTTCCACGCTGGAGCTAGCAAATAAACCATTGCCAGTGGATGATATTCTTCAAAGCCTGTTGGGTACGACAGGGCAGACATATGAACAAAGTAAGCCAGAGACGAGTCCCAGTGAGGACATACCTTTATTAAATGAACAAACAacttcaaaagaagaaaacatggatGTTGCTGAAGTAGCTACTGAAGTCAGTGAGACAAAGGCTAGTTCGGATGATACACAAGAATCCACTAATGCTACCACACCTGGAGATGCAGCAGTTGTAGGGACCTCAAGTTCTGCAAGGAGTGCTGGAACTTTGATAGGACTTAGTCTAAAGGGAAAGCCTCCTGATGTCTCCACAGAAGCATTTTTAGCAAATTTATCTGCTCAGTCACAGaataaagaaactgaagaaagtaaagaaaatgattCAAAGCGGCAATTGCCTGACAAGGATAATACTGCACAGGAAACTAGAAGGACAACAAATTccagcttttcttcttcatcaagtgcaggaaaaaaaaacgaGAACAATGGTAATGCAAGCTCTGCTGAAGGTACTACTGCTAATACCTCTAAATCACCACAATTTATTAACCTTAAGAGAGACCCTCGACAGGCAGCTGGACGAAGCCAGCAGACTAGTGCTTCAGAAAACAAGGAAGGGGATGTTAGCAAAAATGAAGACCGACAGAATGTTTCAGGAAACGAACAAATGGAACCAGAGAATAAACAGACTTCTGGAGAAATGGGATTAAACCCGTATCAAAGTGATGCACAAACAAATGAGATGCAGTGCAGTTCAACTGCAACAAAAGCAGATAACGCATGTGCATCACAAGCAGAAGATACCAAACAGTCACAGGAAGATGCACTGATGCAAAACATTGAAACAGTGAACTCTTTTAGAAGAGGACCAGCAGCAACTTCATCtcattttgaaactgaaaattctTCTCGTTCTGAGTTTATTTCCAAAGTCCCAAGCCCTGGCAGCTTCTCATCTGTTAGACCTCCGCAACAGAATTTTCAGCATCCTAAGTCTAATCCACCTGGATTTCAGTTTCAGGCTCCTGCACCTCATAACTTCCCTCCACAAAACAACCCTATGTTTGGATTTCCTCCTCATTTACCACCTCCACTTCTTCCCCCTCCAGGCTTTGGCTTTCCTCAAAATCCGATGATGCCATGGCCACCTGTAGCTCATTTATCAGGTCAGCCACCACACTATGCTGGACCCATTGCACAAGGGCTACCAGTGGCTCACAAACAATCCAGATTTTTGGGGCCAGAAAATTTTTTTCAGGGTAAAGACAGTAGGAGACCAGAAAGACGTCATAGCGATCCTTGGGGCAGACAAGAACAGCAATTGGAGAGAGGGTTcagtagaggaaaaaatgatCAACACAGACAAAGATTTTATAGTGACTCTCAGcaccaaaagaaagaaagacaagaaaaagagtGGAACAATGAAAAATACTGGGAACAAGATTCTGAAAGAAATAGACGCAGAGACAGAAaccaggaaaaagagagagagaggaagagtaGAGAGGAAGGACatagagacaaagaaaaattgCGGCTTCCACACAGTGATAGGGGTGCTGATGGAAAATGCCCCAGAGAGACtagaaatccagaaaaaaagacGGAAAAGCCTAAGACGGAAGAGCAGGATCAAGAAAAAGataaggagagggaaaaaagtaaAGAGAAGCATAGAGAACGAGAAAGCGAAAAGAACAGAGATAGACATAGGGACCACAGTGacagaagtaaaagcaaaagGTAA